ACATCCGCGCCTCGCCCACATGCTGTTGCGCAGCCCCGACAAACCCCTGGCCGCCGACCTGGCCGCGCTCCTGGAGGAGCGGGATCTCCTGCGCGGCGCGGACGGCATCGCCGCGACCGACCTTCGGCTGCGGGTCGAATTGCTCAACCGCGTCCGCGCCGGCGAGCGACCCGGCCCGATGTGGCACCACATGAAGGTCGACCGCGGCGCGCTGCACCAGGTGCTGCACGGCGCCGCCCGGTGGCGAAAGCGCCTCGGCGCGGGGGACCGGCCGGCGGACCCGTCCCATGCCGGCGCCGTCCTCGCCCTCGCGTACCCCGACCGCATCGCGCAACGCCTCGCCGAGGGGCGGTACCGCATGCGCGACGGCCGGCGCGCCATCCTGGATCCGCACGACCCGCTGGCCTCCGCCCCGTTTCTGGCTGCCGCGTCGCTCGACGGCCGGCCCGAGGGCGCGCGCCTGTTTCTGGCGGCGCCGCTATACCGAGAAGAAATCGAGGCCGTGCTGGGGGGGCAGGTGGACACGGTGGACGCGGTGGTGTGGGATCGTACAGGCGACCGCGTGGTGGCGAAACGCGAGCGCCGACTGGGGGCCGTCGTCCTCGCCGAAACGCCGCTGAACGACGCCGCGCCGGAGGCCATCGCCCGGGCCCTCCTCGGTGAAGTCGCCGCGCGGGGCCTCCACCTCCTCGACTGGAGCAAGGAGGCCGAGCGCCTCCGCGCGCGGATGGCGTTTGTCCATCACCATTTCCCCGACTGGCCCGATGCGTCCACCGAGCACCTCACCGCCACCCTCGCCGACTGGCTCGCCCCGTTTGTCCAGCACATCCACCGCCTCGACGAGCTCAAAAAGATCGACCTCGTCCCCGCCCTCACGGCCCTGCTCGGGTGGGAGCGGCAGCGCCAGCTCGACACCCTCGCCCCGGAGCGCCTCGAGGTGCCCAGCGGCTCGGCCATCGCCGTCGACTACAGCGACCCGGCGAAACCCGTGCTCGCCGTCCGCCTCCAGGAAGTGTTCGGGATGATGGAAACGCCGCGCCTCGCCGGCGGCCGGGTGCCCGTGACGATGCACCTGTTATCCCCCGCCCAACGCCCCGTGCAGGTCACCCAGGACCTCGCGAGCTTCTGGCGGGACACCTACTTCGACGTCCGCAAGGACCTGCGCGGACGCTATCCGAAACACTACTGGCCCGAGGACCCTTCGCAGGCCGAGCCGACGCGGCGGGTGAAACCTCGATGATTAGCGATTAGCCATCAAGGAGTAGCGATTTGAGAAGGGGTAGGAGCCCGTTTTTTCAGCTGTCGTCTATAGAAATAATCCCCTCGCTAATCACTAATCCTTGATCGCTAATCGTTCCTCCTTGATCGCTAATCCTTGATCCCTAATCGCCAATCCTTGTTCGCTAATCACCACTCCGCTGCCGGCGCCACCCCTACCTGAAACCCCATGGCGTGCACGAGACGCTCGCGCTCGGCAGGCACCCGGATGTAGAGCCGGCCGCCGGGCGCGTCGCAGTCGCAGGACCGACAGGTCGGGCGGGGCAAGGTCTGGTTTTCATAGACGGCCACGTCGACGTCGGCCAGTTGGAGGAGCAGCGAATCGGTCCGGGCCTCGAGTTCGCGTTCGAGCCCGGCCGGCTCGGGCGCATCCGGATTGCATGGCCGGTCGACGGCGATGTCGGTGCGCATCCAGACCGTGACCGGATCGCCGGCGACCAGACTGCCGGCGGGGTAGCGCATCGTATGGCAGCCGGCGAGCGCGAGGAGTAGCAGGGCGTATCGCATAATGTGTTGCATTGGTTTAGCTGCGTTCAGCATCCTATCTTCGGGAGCGATACCGGGCGACACGACAAACGCCCACCACGCCCCTGCCCAGCGTCCGATGCACTGTGACCGAACCCGTGACCGATGACCCGTGACCCCTCGCGAAGCGCGCTGTCTCCCCAATCCGCCGGCCTGATACTCGGACCGCTGCTCTTTCTCGTATTCGGGTACTTCGTGCACCCCGAGGGCCTTACCGACGAGGGGCGCATGGTCATGGCCTCCACGGTATGGATCGCCGTCTGGTGGATCACAGAAGCCGTGCCGATTGCGGTCACGTCGCTGCTCCCGATCGTACTTTTTCCCCTCACGGGCAGCCTCAGCCTCAGCGCGACGACGGCGGCGTTCGGCGACAAGTTCGTTTTCCTCTACGTCGGCGGCTTCATCATCGCCATCGCCATCGAGCGGTGGCGCCTCCACCGGCGCATCGCGCTGTCGATCATCAACGTGATCGGGACCAACGTCTCGCGGATGATCCTGGGCTTCATGGTCGCGACCGCGTTTTTGTCCATGTGGATTTCCAACACGGCCACGGCGGTCATGATGCTGCCCATCGCCATGGCCATCGTGGCACAGCTCAAGGACAATCCGGCCACGCTCGAGGACGAAAATGCCATCTTCGGCAAGGCGCTGATGCTGGCCATCGCGTATAGCGCATCGATCGGAGGGATGGCCACGCTGATCGGCACGCCGCCCAACCTCGTGCTGGCCGGCGTGATCAAGGAGACGTACCAGGTCGAGATCACCTTCGCGCAGTGGATCGTGATCGGCCTCCCGATTTCCTTGCTCCTCCTCTTCATCTGCTGGCAGTACCTCACGCGGGTGGTGTTTCCGCTGCGGCACAAGACCATTCCCGGAGGCCGCGCGGAGATCCGCGAGCACCTGCGCGCCCTCGGCCCGCTGTCGTTCGAGGAGAAGATGGTGCTGCTCGTGTTCGTCGGCACCGCCCTGGCCTGGATCAGCCGCTCCTTCCTCCTCGCCCGCTTCCTGCCGGCGATCGACGACACCATCATCGGCATCGCCGGCGCGATCGCGCTTTTCCTGCTCCCGGCCTCCCGCGCGACCGGCGGGAAAATCCTGGACTGGGAGACGGCCGTGAAGCTGCCCTGGGGCATCCTGCTGCTCTTCGGCGGGGGCCTCGCCATCGCCAACGGGTTCCAGTCGACCGGCCTCGCCTTCTGGATCGGACAGCAGATGACGCTGCTCCAGGGGGTATCCCTCTTCCTGATCCTGCTCGTCGTGATCGCCAGCGTCAACTTCCTGACGGAGATCACCTCGAATCTCGCCACTACCGCGATGATCCTGCCGGTCCTCGCCGCGCTGGCGCTGTCGCTCGACGTCCACCCCTACATCCTCATGATCGGCGCAACCATCGCGGCATCCTGTGCCTTCATGCTCCCCGTGGCCACGCCGCCCAACGCCGTCGTCTTCGGCTCCGGCCACCTCGGCATCCAGGACATGATCCGCGCCGGCATCGGGCTCAACTTGCTGTCCATCGCGCTGGTGACGGTGATCGCCTA
This sequence is a window from Rhodothermales bacterium. Protein-coding genes within it:
- a CDS encoding DASS family sodium-coupled anion symporter produces the protein MTRDPSRSALSPQSAGLILGPLLFLVFGYFVHPEGLTDEGRMVMASTVWIAVWWITEAVPIAVTSLLPIVLFPLTGSLSLSATTAAFGDKFVFLYVGGFIIAIAIERWRLHRRIALSIINVIGTNVSRMILGFMVATAFLSMWISNTATAVMMLPIAMAIVAQLKDNPATLEDENAIFGKALMLAIAYSASIGGMATLIGTPPNLVLAGVIKETYQVEITFAQWIVIGLPISLLLLFICWQYLTRVVFPLRHKTIPGGRAEIREHLRALGPLSFEEKMVLLVFVGTALAWISRSFLLARFLPAIDDTIIGIAGAIALFLLPASRATGGKILDWETAVKLPWGILLLFGGGLAIANGFQSTGLAFWIGQQMTLLQGVSLFLILLVVIASVNFLTEITSNLATTAMILPVLAALALSLDVHPYILMIGATIAASCAFMLPVATPPNAVVFGSGHLGIQDMIRAGIGLNLLSIALVTVIAYFILPALWGFTPDAFPEAFRALLAP